The following are encoded together in the Ranitomeya imitator isolate aRanImi1 chromosome 4, aRanImi1.pri, whole genome shotgun sequence genome:
- the LOC138674164 gene encoding uncharacterized protein: MKDRFKRGMKKEGQIRSGAAASRTSIYKYNRILQFLRPVLESRETHSSTREPVRPSGAVLRESPSDPSQPSHSESRSAPPQSGEPAAGPSDVPLAEASVAPSFGSSRQRQRASDRAVLPEFLHLSTVFQNCFKALGDRMDTALSNIDRRLETMESELSRPAKHFFSAIEKGMVEHLTPELQVSVMQACNNAYVTALQQARVMQSATTMPAVPSLATMAPTPAAEHQHRAPRAEGHRRRHRHHRTEPQTSAPARPSRAQRREAEPHPEGERRKKRRRPALQRRLWLLQEPAHQVPSLGLPRAGVAIASPH; this comes from the exons atgaaggaccgtttcaagaggggcatgaaaaaggagggacagattcgtagtggtgctgcagcttcaaggacctcaatcTATAAATACAATCGTATTTTGCAattcctgcgaccggtccttgaaagccgaga aacacacagcagcacccgcgagcctgtccgaccctctggagcggtccttcgtgaatcgccatctgacccgtcacagccatcccacagcgagagcaggtctgcaccaccacaatctggcgaaccggcagccggtccatcagatgttcccctggccgaggcctctgtcgctccttccttcgggtcttcccgacagcgtcagcgggcctcggacagggcggtcctgcccgaatttttgcatttgagcacggtcttccagaattgtttcaaggcgctgggcgatagaatggacacagctctgtccaatatcgaccggcgtcttgaaacaatggaatcggagctctcgaggccggccaaacatttttttagtgccattgagaagggcatggtggaacatcttacgccggaactccaggtttcggtgatgcaggcctgcaacaatgcatatgtgactgctctgcagcaggctcgggtcatgcagtcagcaactacaatgcccgcagtaccatcgctggctaccatggctccgactcctgctgcagagcaccaacacagagctccacgtgccgagggccaccgccgccgccaccgccaccATAGAACAGAGCCacaaacttctgctcctgccaggccttcaagggcacaaagacgggaagccgaaccacacccagagggagagaggagaaaaaaaagaagaagaccagcactacaacgtcggctatggctgctccaagaaccagcacaccaagtacccagcctgggtctacccagAGCAGGAGTAGCCATAGCCAGTCCACATTAg